The Lonchura striata isolate bLonStr1 chromosome 9, bLonStr1.mat, whole genome shotgun sequence region aattaacattaaaaaaattaatctgtcAAAATAATGTATGGCCTCAACAGCTTTGCCTCTAACAAGACTGGGAGCCAAATCTTGATGAGTTTCTTTACTATAAAATTGATTAAAGAAGTCAGTTAAACATTATTACATATGCATCTTTCAAAAACTGCACATAATTCTGGATCATCTGGTTCTTGATCACTGACTTCTGTAGGCTGTTCTCCAGTTCTTTTAAATGTACTTCATAGTGCTTTTCATtctaatgaaaaaagaaaaatgcatagagacttaggaaaaaaaaatcaataaatcaaaataataatCTAAGACATGAAATAACTAATTTTTATAGCTTTATTTACCTGCAAAAGTTTTCAGAGGCTCCACAAAAGCAAAGGTGCTAGAAAAGGCTTTTATTTATGTTCAGTCAGGACTAACCTGAACATGTTTGGAGAGACTTAAAATCAAAAAAAGTCCTACAGTACTTTATAAGAATTGCAAATTCAGATTACTGTCATTaactcaggaaagaaaagaagctaTCAGTACATTATTATGGGATTGTCATGCATCTAATGAAATACAGATATGCTTACTAAACACCATTGATCTGAGGGAAATTACAacttcatactttttttttgtcttgctgGGAAAACTTGACTAAGAGTCGTCAACGCAATATTATTTAAGTGATTTAGTTAGACTGGACATCTGTTAGGTTGATGGGAAGTGTCAATGTACAAAGTATATTGTCAAGTTGAATTAATTTACTGTTCTGAAAAGTGTGTATCAGCTGTATTAGTAGTTGTTTTCAGTAAAGGGAACATGTTTTTGTAAATGGTGATGTGGTAAGTGATTTCTTAAATCACAAACAGCATTATTTACTCACATGGTGAAATAAGAAGAGgagatgttttttttcttcttgcctcTTTCTCACTTCATCTTCAAGAAGTAGCAGTTTTGTCTGAAAGACTTGTTCTTTGTatgacattttttcccattcttcAGCTACCTATAAAAGCAATGGGAGAGAAAgaatatatatgttatatatataaaatatatttataaattacattatataattcattatatattatacaatataattataaatatgtatatatatatatatgtatgtatatatatatatatatacatatatatatatatatatatatatatatatatatatataacatatctATTTACTCTTAAAGCccaaatcaaattattttcttatctcttaACATTAATAGCTCTATTTCTTATTATTTAATTGAATACTTAACTTATTTCTCATGCCCAGGACTTAAACAAACCTGAGAAATATTCTGGCTAAATTTGAAACCTGTttcaatttggaaaaaaaaatgaaatacagtGGGAGGGGAACACTTTTTAGCTTATTTTCAAGTTAACACAAAATTCTAGTTTtctcaaaacaaaagaaatatcCTCAGTAGTGAAAAAATATCAGATGgttatttctacatttttaatCTGAAGTTGCAACTTCATACATTTTTTCtgattaaattaatataattcaCTACAATCTAAATTCCTACATTTCCTCTTGAATTTGATTGACTGTTTGCATAATTTCTACAAATTGTAAAATTCTGCTTAATACAGAATGAATGCAAACTCTTCCTCTAAAAAGAGAAGGATTTCAACACAAATGTTCTTGTGGACTtttataacagaaaaaataaaaggtaaaatTAAGCTTTTGTACAGAAACTTTTTGCCATATGTGTGGGATTTAATATAAGGTGGTTAAAGAATTTTGATTtgtcaatttaaaaaattataataaaacgTTGGTAAATTGAAACTTGGTATTTATTTCCATAGTATCCAAATTTGACAAAGAAATTGAATTGTTCCATCCATATTTAAAACAtgcagaaattaataataactGTTCAGTATTTCTCCCTACATGCAAAATAGCGACAAAAAATTGTCCCATAATTTTTTCTCAAGCttatttttaatgctattttaaaatagaaagtaGCAAAATAGATTGAGAAATGTATTAAAGCACCAataccattttttccccttcttccaaAGCAGATTCAAGTTGTCTAGTTAATGCATTATATTCTGCAATTTTCTCCTCAAGCTGCAATTTACTACTCTGAAGACTCTCATCTTCTTTTGTGAGCTGGTAAGCAAGTTCTTCATTCTGATATTCCATCTGTCCTAATTGCCTTTACGTGAAACAGATCAGTGCATTATAATTCTCTATAGCAGAAAAGTGTAGGAATGAATTTTAATCAGATTCTTCAAGTTACCTTTGAAGATCTTCATACTTCTTCTGAATGTTACAGATCTCTTCCTCTAAGCAAAGATTGTCCATAAAAGTTACAATATGTTTATCCTGTGAAAATGACAGTTTGTTTCTAGTTGAAAAGACCTGTATACAGGCTCTTACTGGAGTAAAGTAAGCCTGTCTATTAAAACCCATAAAAAAATTTAACTGTAATTTCAGATAAATGCTATGTTCATTCAGACAAATGCTCTATTATAATCAGGTAAATGTTATTTTGTATTATTGTACCTTGTATAATTATCTTAAATTAGTAAAAGACAGCTAAAGTTAGAGACTAAAATTTTGTTTGAATGCTTTAAGGCTGAAAAACTGCTATGTAACAAAGTCCTAAAAAACTCCATGTGCTGCTCATGCAGCCTTGTTTATTAGGAGTTGGTCAGGTCTACCTGATCAGCAAAAAAGGCTCCTTCACACTACAGTCACAGGAAGCATAAAAATAACACTGCAAATACATATGATTATCACAGGAGAACAGTGCAGCACTGGCAAAGAATTTCAGAAAGAAGAGAATATCAAAAAAGACAATCAAGTTCATAAAAAGAGATACATAAGCAGCAGAAGCTGAAGGAAGCAAGAAGCCAGTcttctcctgcccagcacccAGAGTGCTAAACTTTGCACGTTTTCTTTCAAATCTGAGAAAACATGAGATTATTGCTCCTTCTTCCACCCATCAACAACCTGTTAGGAATAAACAGGCACCTCAACAGCCTGTGGGTGTCGTCATTTAAAGGGGTGACCACCACCATTCTTTGGACCACCTCAAGCAGTCCCATCCAGCAATTTGAGCTCACCTGTCTGATTGTGTTTATCAGAATTACAGGCTGTTCAGGTGGCAGCAGACTGGTAGCAGCAGAAATTAGTCCAGCTGAACCTCAGAGAGGTTTTCTACAGAGGGAGCAATTGctccaaaattaattttcctaaaTCTTGGTCATAGAGTCAAGGGTAAAGTACATCAATCACCAAGACTTAATGCTGAAATTGAACTACTGTTCCACCAGACTAGTGATTATATTCCCAATTATTTTGCTATACTTAAGAGGTTTTTCTGCACTTTTTCAAGTACACACGTAGTTAGATTAAAATTACATACATCATTTTATATGCTGTATAAATTTTGTACCTCAAAATTAATTATTGCTTAAGTACTTTAAGATTTAAGAGTTTATGAACATTCCTGGAGGAATCAAAAATCAAGACCAATGTTTTATATAAAGTCTACAGGACCACAGAGACTCACAGTACTTCAGCTGTAGTTTTCCTACTGACACAGAAGATGATTAGGCCCCTTTCCCAACCTGCCAACTTAAAAACCTTTGTCATTTGTGCTCTTATAACTTAAAAGCATATTacaataaagacaaaaaataacaaaaaaaccctcaagccTACCCTGCCATAGAAATTGatgtcagagaaaaaaagagtagaGGAAGATTCATTTTCAGGCTTTagagaaaatacaaacattAGTGTTAAATACAGCTAAAGATTGCAATTATCCTattaaagcatattttaaaagtacttaCTCaactaaaacattttaaaattttacacaTCACCTAGAATATAATTTATCTGATTAAATATTGTATGGTTTATAAATTTGTCATTATAAACAAAAGTAATGtataattaaattattctaCTAGATACAAAAAATACCTAGACTTGCATTTATTTCCAGGGAAGAATTCTGCAACACATCTCAGGACATATGTATTCAAATAGATCAGAAATATAATCATTCTAAAAGTTACAAGTCTTGCCAGACAATGAATTCAAATAAATATAGTTGGCAACAGTTTTATTTGCATATCTGATTTCCACACAAGTTTTTgatttatgaagaaaataacaaagaaaacctcaccactctcacacaTGCCAATAGTAAAAAATGCCCCAGTGACTTTTTTTCCACATAATTTTCTCATTTGTCTTTAGAAATCAGCATGTTCTAACCATCTGAAGCTCCAGCTCCCTGAGGGTTTTGCATTTCTCTGCACAGATCCTTTCCCAGGCCAGAAGCTTTTGTTGGTTTTCCTCAGCTGCTTTCAGCAAGTCACAAACGTGTTCTAACTCCTTTAACTCGGCCTCCATTTTGTGCCTCAACTACATAGTAGCATCAcaggagaaaaatgtaaatgtaaaacTATCAATTAATTGTAATACTTAATGGATTTTCATGTAGGTAATAAAGCTAAAATTCTATACAAGTTACCTATCatctattttataaaatattgaCAAAGATACAAGTTCGTTCCTGATGCTTAAGAATGTGTTGTCTTCCAATGTTCAGCTCCATCTGCTGAAAAATTTATAGCTCATCTCTGTATGGAGTCCCAATCTTAACTGTcagctaaaaataaaaggactTACAATAGGTTTGCTTCCATGTACAACTTTCACAACTGTTCTGTCAAGAAGATAGTTTCAAAATCATCAACAATAAAATCACACTTTTGAAAGTGATGAAGGAATTCTGGAATTCTAAAATAGTAGCCAAACTACTTAGCAATTGTAGTAGGAATAATTGCTCAATTGTTTGCAATTGTGTAATATCCAAAAACCACCAGCTTTAGATAGCAGTCAGTAAAAGTCTCAGAAATTTAAAACCAAGAGATAGCACCTTGTGACTTCTAACAAGATCACAAAAATGTAGAAAAGATCTGTGTCCTACAGAATTGTTTGTAAACATTCTTTACTACTGCAAAACTTACCTTATCTGCTTCTaagcatttgttttctgttatttttttgttttcatttaagaGTGTTTCACATCTGGATTTCAATTCTTCCACTGCAATTTGTTTTTTTTGAACCTAGGACAACATACATTTTTCACACACATTTGCAAGGTCCTTCATTTAAATATAGAAAAGATAGAATCATTAGTATGAAGCATAAAGGAAACCTCTGACTCAACACTCTGACTTCTAAATAATATCTCGAAGTTTGTCATTATTTGAAGTTACTTATTTTCATTATCCTAATTGTCACAGCATGTACAAAAGGGTTACCAGGTAAAGGGCACTGTCATATCAGCAGTGTGTTATCAACAATGGAGAATGAGCTAGGGTTGTGCTGTAGAAGCAGCCAGCATGACTCACACCTCTGTCCCCACATAACAACTGTCACTGACACTTCCCATCTGGAGTAACTACAGTCCTGAGCTAGGGAATTACACTCCACTCACTGCTTAAGGCTGGCTGTTACCTGGAACTACATCTACCATCTTAAAGCTGGCAGCAACTTTAATCATGATGATGCATTCCAAAGACAAGGCTCTCTGGCTCTACTCTAGATTTTTTATCatgtatttcttttctcttgtcTCTTgtcaggattaaaaaaaaaagtaagtgaAGCATGTCAGTGAAATTGTGTCTATACTATAGTATAAATAGATACATATCTGAAACAATGTTCGAAAATTTCTGTGTAAATAAAGTGAAATGCTAAAAATTAATTGATAAAAAGCGCATTATAactttggtttatttgtttCACTTGTATTTCTATGTGGATTTAcccactgaaataaaacaacTCATATAACCCTATACTCATAACCATAACCCTAATATACATATTTCTTGAATGAACTTGGATTTCTTGAACATACTTAAGTGCTGATATGCTCTTAGGAACATGAAGATATAAAATGGCCAAATATAGGTAAAATATCATCAGTATATCCACTGAAGACATCAGACTCAAACTTTTTGAATATCTAATTTACTAGGTCACTAACCCACTTTCTAGCAAGCAAATCTGGTCAAAGCAATCTTGTCTTGAAGAGACAAGATTTGAGACTCTTGTTTTGAGACTCTTCAATGAGCTTCAAGTGGGCATCACACAATTCAGTACAGACAATGTGTACTTGTAACTGTGTGGAGACTACTCTTCCATAGTTTGTAATAGtcaatattataaaaatattacaatCCCCATAACAACAAAATGGGTTTATTGCAAACAAAACTTTGATCATTTCCTCAAAATGgtttacaaattttaaaaaatatacttgAAGATTTCAAACATGGTAAGTCACCTCATATTTATGGTGTTCTACAAGGTTTTCCTgcagctttgctttttcttgCATACGTAGCAACTCATATTCAACAGACATTGTACTTTTCTCCAACATAGCAAGGGAAGCCTTGAtcataaatagaaaatataaaaattttaagaGTGTTAATAAAATAATGCATTCTACAATACAATATTACCAGCAAATGACTTGCTGGCACTAGGAAGAGTGACGCAAGTATTTTTCGTGTCAAACAAAAATGATAGTCTATAGTTCATTTGTCAGCTCATCAGAACACTTATATCACCTGATAAAAACCTGCAAACTCTTTCAAAATTGAAATTAATAATTGAGGCAAACTCagttttttaatttgaaagaaagTTTAACAAACATAAAAGAATTTCTACTTAAGCAATTGTGCAGTTATTGACAGTAAGATAAACAACATCCTGATTAAGCAGATATATCAGCAGACAATCCTGTTCCTAACTTTGCCATAAATTTTCACTGGAAATTTTTCAGTATCTCATTTGTCCTTACTATTATAAATGGATGGCAAACCTTATTCTGCTGGTCTGGGGTCTCTAGACAGAAGGTCCAAAGAGAATTAATGTGGTTACTTCATTAGTGTATGAGATACGTAGAGCCATTAAACAATGATTTATAATCTCacctttaattttttgttttcaaggcaaatcttttcattttcagagtTAAGAGAATTTAGCTTTCCAAGAATTTCCTCTTCTGAGTTTCTTCTCCATTCCTCCCTTTTTTCCATGTCTTCCATCAGGCCTCTGATCTGCCTTGTTAGACAGGCAAGTTCTCTATAATACACAATGCTTCCAAAACTCTCActatgaaaattaaattgaacCTTAACACATATATATACTTcatagtttatatatatataatacaatATGCATTCCcccttttatttatatatatataaaagggGGAATGCATTTATGTATCCAAAGAAAGGATTATCTACTTATATTCTGAAATAAACTCTCTGAAAGAGGAGAGTTTCTACTCCAAGTAAGGTGTCTTAGCTAAATTATAGAACACCAAATGATACTTCCAAGAGAACTATGCTTATGCACACTGTACAAAACGTAATTATATTGAATTTATAGGGTATAATGTCACATAATGTCCTACTAAGAACACTCCTTAACTCCTTAGCTACTTTAGGAATGTTACTTTCCATTATTAAAAGCAGCAAATTATGCTACACcccatttttgcctttttttttttggtggataAAGTTCACaaaatttgttttgctgtttagTCACCACACACTGCTTAATAGAACAAGTCTTGTTAGAATGGCACATTTCAAGCAAAGACTTGCATTTtcagctgaaatgaaaacagcaaaaacCAGCTGGAAGCAGAATGAGTATTTATTCTTTCTTAGATGCCTTCCTATATACACTGGATCAATGTGGGCTAGACAGATTTCTGGACTGATGTCATCTACCTGCCCTCTggttaaattttaaaatctactgcaagtattttcagaaatgacagattttctgggacaaaaccaaaatatttaaataattttaatgtgaGCTGTTAAATACTTGAGTATGAA contains the following coding sequences:
- the ODF2L gene encoding protein BCAP, translated to MSSSSKASLSLPVHDCTAPSLDFDLQEKFILHTVELNSKNIDTWMQELIESEIQNTNLRKKILEREKQIKELSSMLQCEKIKVQKGDYLSRSVKEVQAHLQRQIERKEAENYELKVKIQTLENKIAEWKHQIVEYKGQKLALKERSEQKKIALEKAKRFQKQRAQHLEEAVKDVTSKIKEHEVKLHEILSAADVWKNQHDRIVEEKTMLEVQIEALEKQIRGLMEDMEKREEWRRNSEEEILGKLNSLNSENEKICLENKKLKASLAMLEKSTMSVEYELLRMQEKAKLQENLVEHHKYEVQKKQIAVEELKSRCETLLNENKKITENKCLEADKDKHIVTFMDNLCLEEEICNIQKKYEDLQRQLGQMEYQNEELAYQLTKEDESLQSSKLQLEEKIAEYNALTRQLESALEEGEKMVAEEWEKMSYKEQVFQTKLLLLEDEVRKRQEEKKHLLFLFHHNEKHYEVHLKELENSLQKSVIKNQMIQNYVQFLKDAYVIMFN